Genomic segment of Candidatus Omnitrophota bacterium:
CAGTATCTGTTCCGCCATCCAAAAATCGAAGTCATCGTCTATCTCTATATTCTCTTCTTTTGATGTCTCGAAATGCCCTGCCTTCTTACCGAAGAGCGTGCCCTTCCGTATCAGGTCCGCCTTTATGACATAGACGTTGCCGTCGTCGTAGAAGAAACCTTTAAGGTCCTGCCGCCTGGCGGTGTATGTTCCGTATTCCATGAATTTACATATGAAGCCCGTGCCCAGGTTATCCGCGCCCGACTCCTTAAAACGCGCAATACAGCGGTCTATGAGGCCATTGCTCCTGACGGGTGAGGTAGGTTGTAGAAGCACTACCGTGTCGGCGTCTATCTTCGAGAGGACGTGCTGCAGGACGGAGAGCGTGGTAGCCTCATCGGTAGCGAGTCCCGCCGGACGCTCCGCCACCTCT
This window contains:
- a CDS encoding acylneuraminate cytidylyltransferase family protein, which gives rise to MILGIIPARGGSKGIPRKNIKTIAGKPLIAWTIEAASGSRLLDRFVVSTEDKEIAAVSKRYGAEVAERPAGLATDEATTLSVLQHVLSKIDADTVVLLQPTSPVRSNGLIDRCIARFKESGADNLGTGFICKFMEYGTYTARRQDLKGFFYDDGNVYVIKADLIRKGTLFGKKAGHFETSKEENIEIDDDFDFWMAEQILLKRDEK